From the Psilocybe cubensis strain MGC-MH-2018 chromosome 9, whole genome shotgun sequence genome, one window contains:
- a CDS encoding Exocyst complex component SEC5A gives MPRLNFNVDEATLLKAYKISSLNPTKWEEVDHDFDESIANATTMLAPSAAGNTSDKQREDLLGLGPAKSVKDLDMETKSSLLLSSRTFSPAQYLAFAHPNATYHDLSRGVAHLQKSIESREEALRVLVEEGFDRFVVVKGAVDGLYEDMKQGILSPETEHGTQPLRNLLKDGARKANQIFLPALETVSKADKLRTTLSVFERSRFFFNLPSFIMESIDAGKFDLALRDYKKGKYLLENRPGQLLPISSSTGSSSGTSSSAYPTGTASETHLKQMQAQQKRILNKVWASVEKAMGEMRKVLIVQLQDSSRSIEDHERTLETLLELQTGAISNAEDLIWTYFDNHHLHIMDKMNSTHRTGMKMITGKLTALQGMKSTGSSHAEKTSAITNSLVSQLRLAMMSLDAGDSDRDIARLASRSEPVWSAILNLVKSVSEVVSTSLPSFWKVGKDFLEGRFTKPSTDKASSRRSPRQCRTMVYDIVKLYISLISQAFMLSDVAVMSRSQSSQLLTGGPESKNYHSKNYQGAAPYQSPAIFPHESASLSTAFYLQNILGEVVECAGDLIGLDLDAPGSAEVKNGLKSLIESLKWRSIDFLGNEWIRDAGLFYHLEVWVASSTTNVDSKSKRSIIPTQHLEQFERFQRYMTTASYKIASTTNSEFFPSSSSAAAKAAISPLGRQAQAKVVLPQMLVGKVTRAFVDASYKFLDGLMLLASDDAPVARGDFEQVTAIAGSEMSLSQLFDLRDGNIRLLLVMANMDCFKKVFIPGMIIQLEKAFNVSMTEDRAALGNAVDQQDQVLFEAYIKPRARVIKEEMSKALLPGGDIDWYRTPQPVALRPYVSEIMNYLVEIHSQVCNVAPSLLDRVVIALIDELNKLVMELTFIHKSLANYGRDTSAGKRLEEIYTKEATQAYAPSAREDKDFQKAFDEMQETLANARRSTGVQFLCFRKMKEKEKLKESDDRELSRKDKHAGRMRVPRNK, from the exons AATCATCTCTTTTGCTCTCCTCGAGAACCTTTTCACCAGCACAGTATCTCGCTTTTGCCCACCCTAACGCTACGTATCATGATCTTTCGCGTGGCGTTGCTCATTTGCAAAAATCCATCGAGTCACGGGAAGAAGCGTTACGAGTACTTGTTGAAGAAGGATTCGATAGATTCGTCGTTGTTAAAGGAGCAGTAGATG GTTTATATGAAGACATGAAGCAAGGTATCTTGTCCCCTGAAACGGAGCATGGAACCCAACCTCTTCGAAACCTGTTGAAAG ACGGTGCACGAAAGGCCAATCAAATATTCCTTCCCGCTCTTGAGACAGTGTCCAAGGCGGATAAATTGCGCACGACGCTGAGTGTGTTCGAACGCTCCAGATTTTTCTTCAACCTCCCGAGTTTTATCATGGAATCTATCGATGCT GGAAAATTTGATCTAGCTTTGAGAGATTATAAGAAAGGAAAATACCTTCTGGAAAATCGACCGGGCCAACTTCTTCCGATTTCGTCGTCTACAGGCTCTTCCTCTGGCACCAGTTCTTCTGCTTATCCCACTGGAACTGCATCTGAAACCCACCTCAAGCAAATGCAAGCTCAACAAAAAAGGATCTTAAATAAGGTCTGGGCAAGTGTGGAAAAGGCCATGGGTGAGATGCGCAAGGTCTTGATAGTCCAACTACAGGATTCTTCTAGAAGTATCGAAGACCACGAAAGAACGCTAGA GACGTTATTGGAGCTTCAGACTGGTGCAATATCGAATGCCGAAGATTTGATATGGACATACTTCGacaatcatcatcttcacATCATGGACAAGATGAATTCCACCCATAGAActgggatgaagatgataacAGGCAAGCTGA CCGCACTGCAGGGAATGAAGTCCACTGGGTCAAGTCATGCTGAAAAGACGAGTGCAATAACAAACTCTTTAGTATCGCAACTCAGATTGGCCATGATGAGTCTTGATGCTGGAGATTCAGATAGAGATATTGCCAGATTAGCGAGTCGAAGTGAACCAGTGTGGTCGGCGATTCTGAATCTCGTCAAATCTGTTTCGGAGGTTGTTTCGACTTCTTTGCCCAGCTTCTGGAAAGTTGGTAAAGACTTCCTCGAAGGGCGATTCACAAAG CCTTCAACTGACAAAGCTTCGTCAAGAAGAAGCCCACGTCAATGTCGGACTATGGTGTACGACATCGTTAAACTTTATATATCTCTCATTTCCCAAGCGTTCATGCTTTCCGACGTGGCCGTCATGAGCCGATCTCAATCTTCTCAACTTCTAACGGGTGGACCGGAATCAAAAAATTATCATAGTAAAAATTATCAAGGCGCTGCTCCATATCAATCTCCTGCTATTTTCCCTCATGAGTCAGCCTCCCTTTCAACCGCCTTTTATCTCCAAAACATTTTAggggaggtggtggaatgTGCTGGGGATTTGATAGGGTTAGACCTGGACGCACCAGGATCAGCAGAGGTAAAGAATGGGTTGAAGAGCTTAATTGAGAGCTTAAAATGGAGGAGTATCGACTTTCTTGGGAATGAATGGATCAGAG ACGCAGGTTTATTTTATCACCTCGAAGTTTGGGTCGCTAGTTCCACTACGAATGTCGATTCGAAATCTAAACGCTCCATAATTCCTACTCAGCATTTGGAGCAGTTTGAAAGGTTTCAGCGGTATATGACGACCGCTTCTTACAAAATTGCTTCTACTACCAATAGTGAATTTTTcccgtcgtcgtcctcaGCGGCTGCGAAGGCAGCTATATCGCCACTAGGAAGGCAAGCTCAGGCAAAGGTCGTACTCCCACAGATGCTGGTGGGTAAGGTTACCAGAGCCTTTGTGGATGCTTCATACAAGTTCCTGGACGGCCTGATGCTTTTGGCGTCCGATGATGCCCCTGTTGCCCGCGGGGACTTTGAGCAGGTTACTGCAATTGCGGGAAGCGAAATGAGTTTATCCCAGCTGTTCGATCTGAGAGATGGG AATATTCGATTGTTGCTGGTTATGGCAAATATGGATTGCTTTAAGAAAGTCTTCATCCCGGGGATGATTATTCAATTGGAAAAAGCTTTCAATGTGTCAATGACAGAAGACCGAGCG GCCTTGGGGAATGCCGTAGATCAACAAGATCAGGTTCTTTTTGAGGCATACATTAAGCCAAGGGCTCGTGTAATCAAAGAGGAAATGAGCAAGGCATTGCTTCCGGGAGGAGACATCGATTGGTACAGGACACCTCAACCCGTTG CGTTGAGGCCGTATGTTTCAGAAATCATGAACTACCTCGTCGAAATACATTCGCAAGTGTGCAATGTCGCGCCGTCCTTGTTAGATAGGGTGGTTATTGCCTTGATTGACGAATTAAACAAG CTCGTGATGGAACTCACGTTTATTCACAAATCTTTGGCCAATTATGGTCGAGACACGAGTGCCGGTAAACGACTCGAGGAAATCTATACCAAGGAGGCCACTCAGGCATACGCTCCATCTGCGAGAGAGGATAAAGATTTTCAAAAGGCGTTTGATGAGATGCAAGAAACACTAGCGAATGCAAGGCGGTCAACGGGTGTTCAATTTTTGTGCTTTAGAAAaatgaaggagaaggagaagctTAAAGAGAGTGACGACAGGGAGCTTTCCAGGAAGGACAAGCATGCGGGAAGGATGCGGGTGCCTAGAAATAAATAA